CGGAACCTCTTAGTGtaattcttaaaattaaatcaaaattagtgATATTGCTAAACTTCTTAACTAGGAAGTTAAGAGCCCATAAGAGTCGTTGACGTGTTCAATAATTGTTGGGTGATGcatttaatataaaacaaaaaaaaattcttcttcttcagttccGTCTCTTTCTTGGGACTCCGACAACGAAAGCAAACCCAGAAGGTACAATCCGTCAAACTGAGAGGAGATATGAGTCAGAAATTTATCTCTCGTCGTCGTGTTCATCATCGCTACCGACTCTGACACCATCAACGATTTCAGTTCATCAAATCAGAACCATGTCGGTTCACCAAATCAGAGATTCAAGTGGCCAAAATTGGACAGTTTGGTTCAATGATGCTCCAATCTCTTTATCTGGTAAGAATATCTAAGAATCTCTCTAATTTCATTTGTAATTGAGTTTTATGTTAGCAAAATTAAAGTTCAACGAATTGGAAACTGATGTTAGCAAAATTAGGGTTCTATGATGTTAGCAGAGGTTCAAGTGGCCTAAtttgaggtttttttgtttgaatatgaaTCTGAGTTTTTGATAAGGTCCATGATTTGATCTGTTCTACTGTTTTTGTTGAGGTTTATTGGAgaatttgtaacaaatttaaGAGATATTGAAACAGAGACCTTCTACTGAGGTCATACAAGGTAAAAAaatcttcctttctctttttcatatCAATTTTTGTATGAATTTGTCATCATTTAGAGTAGGTGagtttcttgtttaattatgtactttttgttttcaatgctTACTGTCTAATCAGTttgtgttctgttctgttcttgttcaagtactttgttttatttctctgttttgaagtACTTTGTTGATTGATTGTCCATTGATGTGTTGTTGTCTACTGCTTTCATTTTCAGGCTGCATATATAGATGAAGCTGTGAGATGCAAATTTGGACTGCATAAATGGCAAGTTTTGAGAGTGTGTATCAAGTTAACTTGagagtaaaaatattttgtacatatgattttgattttcaaattttcagttttaagaACTCTACCATtggagtttgttttttttaaaacattcatGAGTTTCTTAGAATTTGATTTAgctatatttttatcataaatttGGTTAAAACTCCATGAGAAGTTCCTTAACCGATAAAGATGGTCTTAGTAACGTGGTCGAAGATTAGCCTGACAACATCTATTACCCATCTCTCTGCTCATTAAATATTTAGTGTAGCGTTAAATAAAATAGGTGAAGATTTTAGCATGCACTAtcaaatgataaaaaaagaaaaggtagaAACCATGCATGTTTTTAACCGTCACGTTCACTATATAAACCTAGGCGACAACAAGTGTTATCTCATCACTAAGgcatagagagagaaaaaaacaagtggAAGGTttaaaacgagagagagagaaagaaatggcGACGTCGGGAACATACGTAACTGAGGTTCCTTTGAAAGGATCGGCGGACCAACATTACAAGAGCTGGAAGAgcgacactacaagaaaacaatcgaTTTGCGAGAGAAAGATACCTAGCTAATTCCTCGCAAAACGATTAtagcaagggatttgcgaggaaagtcAATCCCTCGCATTTCGCTTCTCGCAAATTGGTCAATATCGCAAATCCGTCGTAATATTTGTTAGGAAattaaatccctcgcaaaatagTCGTAACCTGCAAAGAACAAAATGGTAGCAAATTTCTTGCAATATTGTTTCTAGTACATCCCTCGCAGAATTCGCTACAGATTTGCAaggaaatattttaaaaaaaaaactataaagaaaaaaagttattttcttaataatttaatgtatttaaactttttcattatatatatatattatgtatatttataaatttagcGACAGCCTCAcaggtttttttaattatatatattgatatttataaACCAACCAAACCGGGAATTGGTTAAGAATTACATAATTGAATTGGTTACAAAATGTCGGTTGAACCGGATGCTAaaatcaacaaaccaaaaaaccctaatcacgCAGCCGCAAATCCCATTTTCCGACGAGCCCACTCGCGACACAAGCCTTTTGCTTCACCACCGTCTCCTTTAGAACCGGCACTCCAGATTTCTTTTTCCATCTTCAATTATAGTGGTGGCTAGAAGAGGAGTTCGGATTTAGGGATCTTCGGGCAACATATCTAGATCTTGATCTGTCTTGGTTTGTGGTGGTGGTCAAATATCCTCTGTCTGCAGCAATCTGAGATCGAAGATGAACAACCGGAGGAGCGGATAGACATGGAGAAACCAGAAGCATATGAAACGGCGTCGTAGGCTTAGCAACCTGCTGAGAGAACTGATGAGaagtcatcaacaacaacaacaacaaccacagtGAAAGGAGTCAATTCCCAATCGtgaaacgaaaaaaaactaCGAAAGCtactgagaaaacaaaatacaattatgACGAATTAGCAGCCTTGACCACCGTATGATCCGAAAATATCTggaaatcaatatttttaacactaaaatattaattacaagTCAATTACTAATATACAAAGTAATCTTAGGGATGGATGAGGAGAAGTCGAGAAGAggtgaggaagaggagaaagaaaataaaaagggaaaacaaTGGTGTCCGTCAAATCTAATCTAATCGACGGTGCATGATGAGTTAAAAACCAATCCATGTCTCTCTGAACTAACCAATGGGAATTCAAcatcttttagtttattaattttgtaatttggagTATTATTTGGTATATTATAGGTAGACAAAATATCTTAGACATATTtgcaaatttattaatttgcaTAGCTTTTGtgttaaacatatttacaaaaatggttacatttttattttattttactagctttagagaatttttaaaattttgcaaagttttattttttttcttgtacatATTGGATtttgtgtatatgtatattgttttaaatattgttttatgtatgtataatagttaatttttgGTTCTAggatttataattaatttctttgattaggatttttaaagtttaaactttaaattttaaagtttatgaTTTAAGGTTTTGAGTTAGGGTAAGAGTTTGGGATATAGGATTTGGGGTTTATGTTTGGGATGTGAAATTAGTATTATTAAActaacaaaacatataaaaatgacTCTCGCAATTCCATCGCCTATCCCttgcaaatttgctatggatgTTGTCATCGCAAAATTGTCGCAAATTTGCAATAGATTTGCGAGGAATGTTAATTTATCTCGTaaattcctcgcaaatttgcggtgGACTTCTGAGGACCCAccccctcgcaaatttgcgaggaatttGCTAGGATTTTTATGTTTGTAGCAGATGTCTCGCAATtctatcgcaaatttgcgagggataaTTTCCCTCGCAAATGTTTCTAGcaaattgattgtttttttgtagtgcgAGAACCATCTTTTCCGTGACGACGCCATCGGCCAGCACATCCAACATGTCATTGTTCTGTTGTTCACGAAGGCGAACATGACTCTCACGGGTCTATCAGGAGTTGGAACTACACATATGGTATACATTTACTTATACTTTCTCTCCATATACAGTATAACactttatatatacacacacacaacacaattATGGCGTATGTATGAGAAACTATGGTTTCGACTatttaatatatcatatattgcATTTCTGTTTACATATGGAAACGATTGTCATAGTTTTAACAAAGTGAAGTACTTTTCATTTTAGAGCTTTGAAAAATGTAAATGCATAAATCTGAGGTCATAAGTCACCATATTGTTGTGAGTTCAGCTCTCTGTAGCGTGTGATTCACTATCAATGTGATCATAATCACATATTTAACCTGATGGTATGACTAGCTAGCTACTCGGATGTTGGAAATTGTAACTAATAAAcacaagttttctttttgtaagatGGAAAGCCGGCCACGTtcaaagagaggagagagatagATGATGCGAACAAAACGTTGACGACAAGAGGACTGGAGGGTCACCTGATGGAGGATCTCAAAGTGTTTGACGTCGTCTACCAATTTATTCCCAAACCTGAGGATAGCTGCGTCTGCAAAATCACAATGATATGGGAGAAGCGCAACGATGACTTTGCCGAACCAAGCGGTCTCATGAAGTTCGTCAAGAACATGGTTGTTGACATTGAGGGCCACGTCACCAAAGCTTAACCATTATCATCACCGGCCATGATCACTACCATCATTACCAGTCCATCATCAATATCTCGATGTATTACTTCAAAAGTATtccaatataataaataatggGCTCTTATGGAGTTTCAAGTTCTATGTAATTGTTTGGTATTGGAAGATGCTTTGATATGTTGTTATATGCTTATCATTTATCGGGCTCGACATAATATGATTATCAATAAGAAAAAGTATGTTATCTATATGTTTTGATATGTTGTTATATATGCTTTGTATAGTTGCTTTGATATGTTGCTTCGGTGGAAAAAGAGGCGTATAGAGAGtacaaaaagtttgaaaattttattgaagagggatattatatatatgaaagtgTACTTTTAATGTAAAACttaacaaatgaaataaaattgagagaaaagaaaaaaaaaatatttgtcgaCATAGTAATGTTTCATCCATGTCACATGTATCATGTACGTcatcaaaatttcataattcTTTTACTAACATAACAACTTATGTAtgattttacacaaatttataagtttgagaaataattgaaataatatttagttGATGTATGAATTAATACGGTATTATACTGGATGTATACatcaaacatataaatttagtcaaggtatgaaaaaatattttttagacaactgagaattttttttttatcaagtacTCGAGTCTTTTTTTCTGcaatatgtaaaaacaaaattttgtggcAATGATGTTTCTGTGATTTATTTCTGTAGACTTTCCACATCAAGATTAACAGTCCAATAGAGGTGAAAATGAGATGTGTAAAAATATGTGCGTGTGACCATATTATACGTactcttattatttatttctaagATCTTTGAATATTTCGAGGAAGGAGAAGATAAACCATAACGAGTTAACGACGATCAACATCTATAATAGTGAATAGTTATAATTGGCAGGCCTAGCTCTATGGtccaattctcttcttctttttatatgaGAAATATAAGGGTCCATTTTTTTTCAGCTCACATGGCCTGACACCATGCATGCACCATCAGACATACAAATCGTCTGGACTGGATCATTTAgatgatttaatataatttatagatTAGCAAACTAATGCAATCAAGAATTCGAGATTGATGGATGCTTGCTTCTTACCAAATTCGAATTATATGGCCAATTAATATGTACCCTAAGACCATGGGCAGTGGAGTAACCCATATGGGTTACTCacaaatatattaatcatataattatagTTAATCTAATCAAAGTAACCTATTAAGTACTTATCAAAATTCATCCTTCCACTAGAGAAATCTTCATAGGTTTCTCAatcatacaaataatttttttaaactattgtttattaatttacaaatttaaataattataaaatgagaataagttatattttacaattccTCTAATTCATCGGtttcatattttacaaaataaaaaaaaatgttacatatgttatataactatataaaagcTGTTATCCATATGTTATCAAAATGTTACATAGGATCATGGACATAGGTGCTGTTTAGGTTACCAGGATTCACAACGGTTACAACTTTGGGAATCGATTTGGACTCACCGAGTGACTTCTCTAACCAGtctggaacaaaaaaaaaagagactcaCAAAGATATTGACAAATGCCTGCACTAGATACAAAAACAGAGACTGAGACTAGAAGAAGTGCCTAGCAATCACCAACGTTATAGGTAATCAAACAAAGATAGGAGTACCTGATTGACACCAGCAGTAACCATCACAACTGATCTGGTTAGCTTGTTTTCTTCATGCAGCTTCGGAGTAGGAAAGATGGATATGAGTATTAGcattcttttttgaaaaaaaatgaaagacaaAGTATAAAACAAGTTCTACAAGGTTGCTACTTGTGAGGGAGGGAATAATACCTTGTTCTGAAGAGCCATTCTTAACTCAACACATAAAAAACTATTGTCTGAAAGTAGAACACATGATATCTGGACTATTTATTGTTCAAACACAAAACTAGAAGATCAATTATCACTATCAGTCAAAGAATCCAAGGTTATCTACTGTCCCCACTGAAATTCATAGACGTTCTATGTAAACCATGTGAATGTCAAGTATATATCACGAAACCATGtcaataaatctaacaaaagcaggttatattgtatttgtgaATTTACATATCTCTCTTAAACAAGCAAATCCATTACTAATTATGTTGCTGAGAAATCAGGCCAACATATAAACTTAGAGGATTGATCATagaccagtttttttttttccaattcttAAGTAAAACAGCATCATATATACCTCTTGCTTCCACCGTCCTCTTGCTGCTTCCTCCTCTGCATCTTTCAAAGCAATCACCAATCAGTTTTCTATACTAACCTCATCTTATGCAAAATCAGAAGGATACTCCTCTAATGCTCTTCAATCtatctaaacaaaatcaaaacacagaAAATCCTAAATCACTTATCAAGCATATGgtattgaaaagagaaaaaaaacctacttcttcatcctcctcaagGACAAGAGACAAAATCTTTTAACAATGTTGCTTGAGAAAAAACTTGATTAATGCTTGAGAATCTATCAAACTTGATTCATAATAAGATGATTAATGCACTGCAGAGAACCATGATTGAATCATAAAATTTCAATGGTCAAAAATCTGATCAGATACAGAAATTTCAAGATGTGAAAGATACCTTTAACCTTGTTATAGAAAGGGCAAGCCTCGTACTGATACAGAACAACTTCTTTAGGATTAAACTTGTGAGCCATTTCATTAGCGTGAACTTCCTGACCAAGAGACGATGCGGCGGCGGCATAGAAGAACACAATCCCAGCGAATCCGCCGGCAAAAGAAGGAGTTGAAATCTCCGGAAGACCGCCGAATCTTCGGGTGATAGGTTCGGTCCACGAGATCTTTGCATGGATTGAGCGAGCCGTGGATGGATTGCGACGGAGGCTGAGATTGTGCACCAAGCAATTCCGGTGATTGTGGATCTGTGTTTCTTGAAGCAAAGAAATCGATTCGCCGTTTGATGAAATCGGTGACTCTATAACGAGATTTATCTGCTGGTTTCGTTGTGTTTTTGAAGCAAAGAAATCGATTCGCCGTTTGccgagagagaggaaagagagagattcgagaaaagaagaaaatgagagaaaaaagaaactgtCTTTTATATTTAATCAATATCCAATTAGAAACTGCCACAAAGCGTTGTTTCAAGCGTTCTTCCGATACTCTGCAGAGTAACGGTTTTACTAATTTGTGGGccaattgttttaatttttcttttttttttgggtttagaaatGGTCTGAGTACCCCAAAAAAACTCCACTGGCCATGCTCTACGAGAGCATatgtattttttcttcattagcCCCCAAGTTTCTTTTATAGGCCCATTTGTATCAGACCAAGTAGAATAATGTATAGGCCCATTAATGATCCATCCGCGTTACTGGAGAAGTCTCACTCCGAGACGACGTGCTCTTTCTTGCCGGAGTCGTCGTTGTCGTCGTTGCTCACTGGTCAGTCGTTGATCCCTTTAATTTTTTCGTTCTTCTCTTTCCGAGCTTTGATTGTTTAAGGAATTCGATTTTAATATGTGGGGAATGATTTAGAAACGCCATGGACGTTTTAGATTCTTAAGGCTACTAAAATTTAGATAGTTTTTTCTGGGCAAAATTTTATCTGATTCGCTTGAGAAGTTAGCTTTAAGTTCGTAAGAGTTTCAGTTACGTTTGAAATCTCAAGTCTTTGTTACTTACAGGGAACAATTTCTCTCAAAGATGGCGTTTTTGGGGCTCTTCCGTGTTTCTCGACGGTTGTTGAGATCCTCCGTCTCGGCaactccatcttcttcctttgctgTTTTGCAATCACAGCATAAATCCTTGTCTAATCCTGT
The sequence above is a segment of the Camelina sativa cultivar DH55 chromosome 10, Cs, whole genome shotgun sequence genome. Coding sequences within it:
- the LOC104720157 gene encoding MLP-like protein 328 — encoded protein: MTLAIPSPIPCKFAMDVVIAKLSQICNRFARNVNLSRKFLANLRWTSEDPPPRKFARNLLGFLSHPTCHCSVVHEGEHDSHGSIRSWNYTYDGKPATFKERREIDDANKTLTTRGLEGHLMEDLKVFDVVYQFIPKPEDSCVCKITMIWEKRNDDFAEPSGLMKFVKNMVVDIEGHVTKA
- the LOC104720158 gene encoding uncharacterized protein LOC104720158; amino-acid sequence: MASGVFLGFFFLSFSSFLESLSFLSLGKRRIDFFASKTQRNQQINLVIESPISSNGESISLLQETQIHNHRNCLVHNLSLRRNPSTARSIHAKISWTEPITRRFGGLPEISTPSFAGGFAGIVFFYAAAASSLGQEVHANEMAHKFNPKEVVLYQYEACPFYNKVKDAEEEAARGRWKQELHEENKLTRSVVMVTAGVNQTG